In the genome of Paenibacillus sp. GP183, the window GATATCGATATGATGACAGAAGTGACACATGTGACATTGAAATTAAGGTTTTTATATAAGAGAAACAACAGTAAATATAGAATAAACAGTGTCACAACCGTCACTTTTGTCACTCCTTGGACAGAAAAATCCTTAACATGCGCATGAAACAGCTTGGTGGGTGGGGGTCAGGTGAACGGCTTCCGCTTTCTAACCTCACGGATCAACGTAGATTTACTAATTCCAGTAATTGCAGCTACTTCATTGTACGAGTTACTATCTAACAGCCCTACCGCGTGGTTAAGCTGCTTCTCTGTGTATGTTTTGGGTCTGCCTTCTGTGAAGCCTTCCTTAGTCCTAGCTAATGCCTTTCCTGCCTGCGTACGCTCTACGATCATGTCCCGTTCAAACTCGGCCATAGCTGCAAACACGGCGAGCATAGCCCGACCTATTGGCGTGTCCTCTAGTACTCCCATATTCAATATGTGAACGCGTACTCCTCGTTTTAAAAGGTCTTTAACCATTGTCATACCATCGACCGCTGTACGTGCGAAACGGTCTAACTTCGTCACCATAAGCGTATCGCCGCGTTTGAGATCCGCCAGAAGACGTTGAAGCTCGGGACGATCCTTATGAGTACCTGTTATCTTCTCGCTATATATCGTTTCGGCGTTTGCCGCTTTCAACTCCCCAATCTGCAACTCCAAGTCTTGCCCTAATCCCGATACCCTCGCATAGCCGTAAATCATATGTAAATTCCCCTCTCTAATATGACACTAAGTATTGACACCGACTGATGCCTTTATTCTACGTTAACGACTGATTGGTGTCAAATCTTTTTGAGTTGAGACACCGATATAAGCAGAAAAGACGCTCCCCGGTCTGGAGAACGTCCTCACACTTGCTAAGCCGCGCCGCCGTCGAAGTGCTTTTTCAACAGCTCATACACTTCACGAAGCAGGATTTCAGTTTCAGGTATCAGCATCCCGCCGCCCATCAACGCCATTGCGCAGGCCCTAGCGCGGCTGGTTCAAGACCAGGGTGGAACCATCCGCACCCATACGAAAGCCCAGCGTATTGTCGTGAAGCACGGACATGCCGTCGGCGTGTTGACATCAGAAGGCGAGGAATTTCATGTCAAGCAGGCGGTCGTCGCCTCAACCGGACCGGACCAGCTCTACCTCTCGCTGTTGGCGAATGCTGAAGTCAGCTTTCGTCTGCTTGCGCAAGCAAAGCAGTTCCGCTATGGTCGAGGCTGCGTACAAATTCACCTCGCGCTTAACGAGCCACCTCGCTGGCCGGATGCACGCTTTGTCAAGGTTGGTCAGCCGCATTTGACGGATGGGCTAGACGGTTTCACGGTGGCGATTGCGCAAGGGATGTCGGATTTGCTTCCGGCCAAGCCGACCTTTACGGTGGACTGCTCCACTAATCTCGATTCGACTCGCGCGCCGGCAGGCAAGGCCGTAATGCGTGTTCAAGTCCTTGAAGTACCGTACCGTCCACGCGGCGATGCTGCCGGTCAAATCGATGTTGGCGACGGCACTTGGACCCCGGATCTTACCGAGCGTTTCACAGAACGTGTGCTATCAATCGTAACCAAACATATCCCTAATATCCCAAGCGCGGTTATCGGCCACGCGGTTATAACTCCCGATACGATTGCACGTTATAACCCCAACTCGGGTCCAGGCGATCCGTACGGTGGCGCGCATGATTTGGCACAGAGCTACCTGTTCCGGCCGCTTCCAGCACAACCTAGCCATCGGACGGAGGTGCCTAACCTGTTTATGCTGGGCGCGGCAACATGGCCGGGTCACGGAATCAACGGAGGATCGGGCTACAAGCTGCTGTCGCACGGTTAGTGA includes:
- a CDS encoding NAD(P)/FAD-dependent oxidoreductase; translation: MRTHTKAQRIVVKHGHAVGVLTSEGEEFHVKQAVVASTGPDQLYLSLLANAEVSFRLLAQAKQFRYGRGCVQIHLALNEPPRWPDARFVKVGQPHLTDGLDGFTVAIAQGMSDLLPAKPTFTVDCSTNLDSTRAPAGKAVMRVQVLEVPYRPRGDAAGQIDVGDGTWTPDLTERFTERVLSIVTKHIPNIPSAVIGHAVITPDTIARYNPNSGPGDPYGGAHDLAQSYLFRPLPAQPSHRTEVPNLFMLGAATWPGHGINGGSGYKLLSHG
- a CDS encoding recombinase family protein, translated to MIYGYARVSGLGQDLELQIGELKAANAETIYSEKITGTHKDRPELQRLLADLKRGDTLMVTKLDRFARTAVDGMTMVKDLLKRGVRVHILNMGVLEDTPIGRAMLAVFAAMAEFERDMIVERTQAGKALARTKEGFTEGRPKTYTEKQLNHAVGLLDSNSYNEVAAITGISKSTLIREVRKRKPFT